A stretch of DNA from Fusobacterium perfoetens:
GTATCAGAAATAACTAAATAGTAAAACCCTAATGGGTATAGTAAGAAGAGAAGGAGAAATCCTTCTCTTTTTTTGTATATATAATAAAAATATTCTAAAGAATTTTACTTTTTTTATTTTTATTTTCATAATATGAAAAATAAATGATATAATAAAATAAATATATATGTGATTGTTTTTAAACAGGAAAAAATTCTAAAATAAAAGAGAACTCAGGAGGTAAGCAATGAAGTGTATAATTACTGTTTTAGGAACAGATAAGGTTGGGATTATTGCAAAAGTTTGTACTTATTTATCAGAAGTGAATATAAACATTCTTGATATTTCACAAACTATTGTAGATGGATACTTTAATATGATGATGATAGTTGATATATCTGAACCTTCAAAACCTATGGAAATGGTAAGTGAAGAATTATCTAAAATAGGAACAGACTTAGGTGTTATCATAACAATGCAACATGAAGATATTTTTAACTGCATGCACCGTATCTAAAAAATAATCTAAAACCAGAGGAGGACTTCTATGATTTCCAGAGTAGAGATTCAGGAAACTAACCGTATGATAGCTGAAGCTAAGCTTGATGTGCGTACAATAACAATGGGGATAAGTCTTATAGACTGTGCAGATCCTGATGTAGAAAAATTTAATGAAAATATATATAAAAAAATAACAACTTATGCAAAAGATTTAGTAAAAGTTGGAGATGAAATAGCAAAACAATTTGGAATACCAGTTGTAAACAAAAGAATATCCGTTACTCCTATAGCAATAGCAGCAGCAGGATGCAAAACAGATTCTTATGTAAGTATTGCTAAAACTCTTGATAAAGCTGCTGAAGTGTGTGGAGTAAACTTTATAGGTGGATTTTCAGCTCTTGTTCAAAAAGGATGTACACCTTCTGATAAAATTCTTATAGATTCTATTCCAGAGGCTATGGCTGTAACAGAAAGAGTATGTTCATCTGTAAATGTTGGAACTTCAAGAAATGGTCTTAATATGGATGCTATAAAAAGAATGGGAGAAATAATAAAAGAGACAGCTGAACTTACAAAAGACAGAGATTGCCTAGGATGTGCAAAACTTGTTGTATTCTGTAATGCAGTTGAAGACAACCCATTTATGGCAGGAGCATTCCACGGAGTTGGAGAAGCAGACTGTGTAATAAATGTAGGTGTAAGTGGACCGGGAGTTGTAAAAAGAGCTCTTATGGAAGTAAGAGATGGGGATTTTGAAATGCTTTGTGAGACAGTTAAGAAAACAGCATTTAAAATAACAAGAGTTGGTCAGATAGTTGCTCAGGAAGCTGCTAGAAGATTAAATGTACCTTTTGGAATAATAGATTTATCTCTTGCTCCTACTCCAGCTGTTGGAGATAGTATAGGAGAAATATTCCAAGAAATGGGGTTAGAACAAGCAGGAGCACCAGGAACAACAGCAGCTCTTGCAATTCTTAACGATAATGTTAAAAAAGGTGGAGTAATGGCGTCATCTTATGTAGGAGGACTTAGTGGAGCGTTTATTCCTGTAAGTGAAGATCACGCTATGATAGAAGCAGCAACAGTTGGTGCTCTTACTCTTGAAAAACTTGAAGCGATGACTTGTGTATGTTCAGTAGGACTTGATATGATAGCTATTCCTGGAGATACATCAGCAGCTACAATTTCAGGAATTATTGCTGATGAATCTGCAATAGGAATGATTAACAATAAAACAACAGCAGCAAGACTTATTCCTGTAATAGGTAAAGGTGTGGGAGAAACAGTAGAATTTGGTGGTCTTCTTGGATATGCACCTATTATGCCTGTAAATAAATTC
This window harbors:
- a CDS encoding ACT domain-containing protein — its product is MKCIITVLGTDKVGIIAKVCTYLSEVNINILDISQTIVDGYFNMMMIVDISEPSKPMEMVSEELSKIGTDLGVIITMQHEDIFNCMHRI
- a CDS encoding PFL family protein, with the protein product MISRVEIQETNRMIAEAKLDVRTITMGISLIDCADPDVEKFNENIYKKITTYAKDLVKVGDEIAKQFGIPVVNKRISVTPIAIAAAGCKTDSYVSIAKTLDKAAEVCGVNFIGGFSALVQKGCTPSDKILIDSIPEAMAVTERVCSSVNVGTSRNGLNMDAIKRMGEIIKETAELTKDRDCLGCAKLVVFCNAVEDNPFMAGAFHGVGEADCVINVGVSGPGVVKRALMEVRDGDFEMLCETVKKTAFKITRVGQIVAQEAARRLNVPFGIIDLSLAPTPAVGDSIGEIFQEMGLEQAGAPGTTAALAILNDNVKKGGVMASSYVGGLSGAFIPVSEDHAMIEAATVGALTLEKLEAMTCVCSVGLDMIAIPGDTSAATISGIIADESAIGMINNKTTAARLIPVIGKGVGETVEFGGLLGYAPIMPVNKFSCENFIKRGGRVPAPIHSFKN